The Chryseobacterium geocarposphaerae genome window below encodes:
- a CDS encoding isoaspartyl peptidase/L-asparaginase family protein, producing MQSRRKFIKRSAVASLALAMNPLDLIAKELPENNKTVNKPIVLSTWNFGLKANEEAWTILGKGGRALDAVEKGVRLVENDPTERSVGYGGRPDRDGRVTLDACIMDENYNIGSVACLENIKNPISVARAVMEKTPHVMLVGDGALQFAVSQGFKKENILTPESEKEWKEWLKESKYKPIVNIENHDTIGMIALDANGNLSGACTTSGMAFKMHGRVGDSPIIGAGLFVDNEVGAATATGHGEEVIRTVGTHLVVELMRQGRNPQQACKEAVERIVKITQRRNKNLKDIQVGFIAINKKGEYGSYCIQDGFNFAVYDQKGNRLEKPEYALK from the coding sequence ATGCAGAGTAGAAGAAAATTCATAAAAAGATCGGCAGTAGCTTCCTTGGCTTTGGCTATGAATCCGCTGGATCTGATCGCTAAAGAACTTCCCGAAAATAATAAAACAGTCAATAAACCCATTGTTCTTTCTACATGGAATTTTGGATTAAAAGCTAACGAAGAAGCCTGGACCATTCTGGGAAAAGGAGGTCGTGCTCTAGATGCGGTTGAAAAAGGAGTTCGCCTAGTTGAAAATGATCCTACCGAAAGAAGTGTAGGGTACGGAGGACGTCCCGATAGGGACGGGAGAGTAACGCTGGATGCCTGCATTATGGACGAAAACTACAATATCGGTTCAGTGGCCTGCCTGGAAAATATTAAAAATCCAATTTCCGTAGCAAGAGCAGTCATGGAAAAGACACCACACGTGATGTTGGTAGGTGATGGTGCTTTGCAATTTGCAGTTTCCCAAGGATTTAAAAAAGAAAATATTTTGACCCCTGAATCCGAAAAAGAATGGAAAGAATGGTTGAAAGAAAGCAAATACAAACCCATCGTAAACATTGAAAACCACGATACTATCGGGATGATCGCGCTGGATGCCAACGGAAACCTTTCAGGAGCGTGTACAACCAGTGGAATGGCTTTCAAAATGCACGGAAGAGTAGGAGATTCTCCAATTATTGGAGCCGGTTTATTCGTTGATAATGAAGTCGGGGCAGCAACCGCGACAGGTCACGGTGAAGAAGTGATCAGAACGGTAGGAACTCATCTGGTGGTTGAACTGATGAGACAGGGCAGAAATCCGCAACAGGCCTGTAAAGAAGCGGTTGAAAGAATTGTGAAGATTACCCAGAGAAGAAACAAAAACCTTAAAGATATTCAGGTAGGCTTTATTGCGATCAATAAAAAAGGAGAATACGGTTCTTATTGTATTCAGGACGGATTTAACTTTGCGGTGTACGACCAAAAAGGAAACCGTCTGGAAAAACCTGAATATGCTTTGAAATAA
- a CDS encoding copper homeostasis protein CutC translates to MSKIEIACFNPESAIIAFENGADRIELCDGLSEGGTTPDFETAKLLREKINIPIFVMIRPRGGDFTYSDQEFAQMKSDLVQLKTLNVDGFVFGILDENDEVNIAQNKELVELAKPYQCTFHRAFDRAKGLKDSLEKVIECGFKTILTSGQKSNVSEGKENLKKLVELSNGRIEILVGGGLRSTNIEELRDFTKANYFHSSAITDGGAFASPEEVIALKSK, encoded by the coding sequence ATGTCAAAAATAGAAATAGCATGTTTCAATCCTGAATCCGCAATCATCGCTTTTGAAAACGGAGCAGACCGAATAGAATTGTGTGACGGATTAAGCGAAGGCGGAACAACTCCAGACTTTGAAACCGCAAAATTACTGAGAGAAAAAATCAATATTCCGATTTTTGTAATGATCCGTCCCCGTGGTGGAGATTTCACTTACTCTGATCAAGAATTTGCGCAGATGAAATCGGATCTGGTTCAATTAAAAACTTTAAATGTAGATGGTTTTGTATTCGGGATTTTAGATGAAAATGATGAGGTAAACATAGCACAAAACAAAGAATTGGTTGAGCTTGCAAAACCTTACCAATGTACTTTTCACAGAGCTTTTGACCGTGCAAAAGGATTAAAAGATTCTTTAGAAAAGGTGATCGAATGTGGTTTTAAAACAATTCTTACTTCCGGTCAGAAATCTAACGTTTCAGAAGGTAAGGAAAACCTGAAAAAATTGGTGGAGTTATCCAACGGAAGAATTGAAATTCTTGTAGGAGGTGGGCTTCGTTCTACCAATATTGAAGAACTAAGAGACTTTACCAAAGCCAACTATTTTCATTCCTCCGCCATTACGGATGGAGGAGCTTTTGCGAGTCCGGAGGAAGTTATTGCTTTGAAGAGTAAATAA
- a CDS encoding beta-mannosidase, whose amino-acid sequence MNKSILFSFLFVQNILFAQFSERNLSSEKWQFKNAKENKWLTASVPGTVHLDLMNNKIIPDPYQDENEKKVQWVENEDWDYQTSFKLSSKELANQNIDLVFNGSDTFSEIYLNGKLLQSTDNMFRKWTIPVKQNLKIGENILQVKFKSAVNVGKELAKRVPFTTPESPRSYVRKAQYQFGWDWGPRLVTAGIWKNVQLNFWNQAKFENVKIEQKALTRQKADLNIHAEIFAEKEGKYSFLINKISQNITLKSGKNLISIPYQIQNPKLWQPNGWGDPNLYQLKILLQKDSKTIAEKSERIGLRTVELIQEKDEKGKSFYFKVNGNPMYAKGTNWIPSDSFTPRITKAKYQKLIKDSKEANMNMIRVWGGGIYEDDEFFKACDENGILVWQDFMFAGSFYPSDGNFQKNVELEVKDQIEKLQNHPSLALWCGNNEVDEAIVNWGYQKQFKYSKEDSLQVWKDYKKIFHEVIPNAIKKYATNDKQIYWPSSPSIGWGHQESLTEGDSHYWGVWWGEQPFEIYNEKVPRFASEYGFQGMPTLETTKSMFSGAPDLSLQNGTIKAHEKHSRGWEIIDNYMKRDYHIPTDFVKYNYVSQLLQARGMQIAIEAHRRAKPYNMGTLYWQLNDCWPVVSWSSIDYLGNWKALHYQIKRSFENQVILTEEKDEVLNFYAVNDELKKFEDVSLIVYAKKFNGDTIVRRRTDCKKRCLDGILKLASPKTSFFISESERDNSFLNLILVDKKGNKIAESNYFFSKSKDLKLTKPTIQIKKISPTEIEVSTDVLAKDVYLMGDTHFSDNFFDLLPKTSKRIKLSKPLEKVEVMSLFDTMN is encoded by the coding sequence ATGAACAAATCTATACTTTTTTCTTTTCTTTTTGTTCAAAATATCCTATTCGCCCAGTTTTCCGAGCGAAATCTATCATCAGAAAAATGGCAATTTAAAAATGCTAAAGAAAATAAATGGCTCACAGCCTCCGTGCCGGGAACGGTTCATTTGGATTTGATGAATAATAAAATCATTCCTGATCCTTACCAAGATGAAAATGAAAAAAAAGTCCAGTGGGTAGAAAATGAAGATTGGGATTATCAGACTAGTTTTAAGCTTTCCTCTAAAGAATTGGCCAATCAGAATATTGATTTGGTCTTTAACGGATCGGATACGTTTTCAGAGATTTATTTAAATGGAAAATTATTGCAATCAACAGATAATATGTTCAGAAAATGGACGATTCCGGTAAAACAGAACTTAAAAATCGGCGAAAATATTTTACAGGTTAAATTTAAATCGGCGGTAAATGTTGGAAAAGAACTGGCTAAAAGAGTTCCTTTTACCACGCCTGAATCTCCAAGAAGCTACGTAAGAAAGGCACAATATCAGTTCGGATGGGATTGGGGACCAAGATTGGTTACTGCCGGAATCTGGAAAAATGTACAGTTAAATTTCTGGAATCAGGCAAAATTTGAAAATGTAAAAATTGAACAGAAAGCTTTAACCAGACAAAAAGCAGATTTAAATATTCATGCTGAAATTTTTGCTGAAAAAGAAGGAAAATACAGTTTTTTAATCAATAAAATCTCTCAGAATATTACTTTAAAATCAGGCAAAAATCTAATTTCAATTCCCTATCAGATTCAAAATCCAAAATTATGGCAACCCAACGGTTGGGGCGATCCGAATTTATATCAGTTAAAAATTTTATTGCAAAAAGATTCAAAAACCATTGCAGAAAAGTCTGAAAGAATTGGACTAAGAACAGTTGAATTAATTCAGGAAAAAGACGAAAAAGGGAAATCTTTCTATTTTAAAGTGAATGGAAATCCGATGTATGCAAAAGGGACAAACTGGATTCCTTCAGACAGTTTTACCCCAAGAATAACAAAAGCAAAGTATCAGAAACTGATTAAAGATTCCAAAGAGGCCAATATGAATATGATTCGGGTCTGGGGAGGTGGAATTTACGAAGACGATGAATTTTTCAAGGCTTGTGACGAAAACGGAATTTTGGTTTGGCAGGATTTTATGTTTGCAGGAAGCTTTTATCCTTCGGACGGGAATTTCCAAAAAAATGTTGAATTGGAAGTCAAAGATCAGATAGAAAAGCTTCAGAATCATCCATCATTGGCTTTATGGTGCGGAAACAACGAAGTAGATGAAGCGATCGTAAACTGGGGATATCAGAAACAATTCAAGTACTCAAAAGAAGATTCGTTACAGGTTTGGAAAGATTATAAAAAGATTTTCCATGAGGTGATTCCGAATGCCATTAAAAAATATGCAACCAATGACAAGCAAATTTACTGGCCAAGTTCACCATCCATCGGTTGGGGACACCAAGAAAGTTTAACGGAAGGTGACTCCCATTACTGGGGCGTTTGGTGGGGAGAACAGCCGTTTGAAATTTATAACGAAAAAGTTCCGAGATTTGCTTCAGAATATGGTTTTCAGGGAATGCCCACATTGGAAACTACGAAATCGATGTTTTCCGGAGCTCCGGATTTAAGCTTACAAAACGGAACAATAAAAGCACACGAAAAACATTCGAGAGGTTGGGAAATTATTGACAATTATATGAAACGGGATTACCATATTCCGACAGATTTTGTAAAATATAATTATGTTTCTCAACTGCTTCAGGCTCGCGGAATGCAGATTGCCATTGAAGCCCATCGCCGTGCAAAACCTTACAATATGGGAACTTTATACTGGCAATTGAACGATTGCTGGCCTGTTGTTTCATGGTCTTCAATCGACTATTTAGGAAACTGGAAAGCGTTGCATTACCAGATTAAAAGAAGTTTTGAAAACCAGGTAATTCTAACTGAAGAGAAAGATGAGGTTTTGAACTTTTATGCTGTTAATGATGAGTTGAAGAAATTTGAAGATGTATCATTAATAGTTTATGCTAAAAAATTTAATGGAGATACTATAGTAAGAAGAAGAACAGATTGTAAAAAGAGATGTTTGGATGGAATTTTAAAATTAGCATCTCCAAAAACTTCATTTTTTATTTCAGAATCAGAAAGAGATAATTCTTTTTTAAACTTAATTTTAGTAGATAAAAAGGGTAATAAAATTGCAGAATCAAATTACTTCTTCTCCAAATCAAAAGATTTAAAGCTTACAAAACCTACAATTCAGATTAAGAAAATTTCTCCGACAGAAATCGAAGTTTCTACAGATGTTTTGGCAAAAGATGTTTACTTAATGGGAGATACGCATTTCAGTGATAATTTCTTCGATTTGCTCCCGAAAACTTCTAAAAGAATCAAACTTTCAAAACCTTTGGAAAAAGTTGAAGTAATGAGTTTATTTGATACAATGAACTAA
- a CDS encoding AEC family transporter produces the protein MANFVLIAVCIIAGMVLKATKSIHPDAHKGINTWILYLALPAVSFKYLPKVHWTTEMLFPIVATLLTSVLCFFFMMFYSKSKGYSRRSRSTLELISGYSNTSFIGFPLVSAFYGESLLSIAIICDQTMFFSLSTLGIIAALRGGSQSGKVSAAFILKRLFTFPPLVGCIAALVLSRFIDFTLAEPFFDKLAATVSPLALFSVGLQLKFNGWKKLIPQMSASMFYKLILAPAITLGLALLLGIKGNIAKITIFESAMPTVLTSSIIAEQFRLNTKLTNLTIGFSIIIGLFTSAIWYKIIDVLF, from the coding sequence ATGGCGAATTTTGTTCTGATTGCGGTGTGTATTATTGCAGGAATGGTTCTCAAAGCTACAAAGTCCATTCATCCCGATGCGCATAAAGGCATCAATACATGGATTCTTTATTTGGCACTTCCGGCAGTTTCGTTCAAATATCTGCCAAAAGTTCACTGGACAACAGAAATGCTTTTCCCGATTGTAGCTACTTTGCTTACCTCCGTGCTTTGTTTTTTCTTTATGATGTTTTACAGCAAAAGCAAAGGATACTCCAGACGTTCAAGAAGTACGTTGGAATTGATAAGCGGATACAGCAATACTTCCTTCATCGGATTTCCACTTGTTTCTGCCTTTTATGGTGAAAGTCTTTTGAGTATTGCCATTATTTGTGATCAGACGATGTTTTTTTCTCTTTCTACATTAGGAATTATTGCAGCTTTACGAGGAGGAAGCCAGTCAGGGAAAGTGAGTGCAGCTTTCATCCTGAAAAGATTGTTCACTTTTCCGCCTTTGGTAGGCTGTATTGCTGCATTGGTATTATCAAGATTTATAGATTTTACTTTAGCGGAACCGTTTTTCGATAAACTTGCCGCTACCGTAAGTCCGCTGGCGTTATTTTCAGTAGGGCTGCAATTAAAATTCAACGGCTGGAAAAAACTGATTCCTCAAATGTCTGCTTCCATGTTTTATAAATTAATTTTGGCACCTGCCATTACATTAGGATTAGCGCTTTTATTGGGAATAAAAGGGAATATTGCCAAAATCACCATTTTCGAATCTGCAATGCCAACAGTTCTTACCTCAAGTATTATTGCAGAGCAATTCAGGTTAAATACAAAGCTGACCAATCTAACGATCGGTTTTAGCATTATTATCGGCCTCTTTACCTCTGCAATTTGGTATAAAATTATTGATGTCCTTTTTTAA
- the priA gene encoding replication restart helicase PriA → MNYAQIVLPLNLKGSFTYKVPQELLSEIQVGMRVLVPFGGKKIYTGIVFELHDNAPESFVAKEVISLLDDKPIVPQEQIQFWNWLSDYYLSGLGEIYRFAFPSSLKLESETYLKLKPNTTIDFENLDVNEMYLIQALEVRQLINLTDIEAFIPKKDIIKTINSLIDLQYIEIDEKIAEKYKAKEVAYVKINDEVLKNQNLTEIILSLKRAQKQKDLFLHILEKQTEHLDVPIKKSDLFEDGYFGSSHFKALADKNLVEEYYMQKDRIESYEGEIEEIEELSEAQKLAKITIDEAFEEGKNVLLHGVTSSGKTHIYLEKIEECISEGKNVLFLLPEISLTKQITQRLEKKYGRQLGFYHQKLTDFERVEVWRRIRQNDIKILIGTRNALFLPFQNLGLIVVDEEHDSAYRPREVSPYFNAKDSALVLGNFYGAHVILGSATPSVESYYNARKDRIKYVFLEERFGKVTLPEFELINFKEAQDSKKVSGNFSLRLIDELKRTLDEKNQAIVLHNRRGYANVIECESCGYVNYCSNCDVVMTYHKAANEMKCHYCGQRASKPRTCPKCHSENLNERGVGVEQIHEEVSKLFPEYEVDRMDVDSMRKKFAYEKLYEKIEHGETDIIVGTQMISKGLDFDHIELVAIPKADSLLYVQDFRAEERAYQLITQVSGRAGRVSGKGRILIQTFNPDHSVFQLIKMNNPAKVYKYILTERQKFHYPPFTKLIMIELKHRREDKVNRASQFLGSVLRKYLPEDCVLGPEKSQIARLNNLYQFQILLKLPRGKNYEKFKKMVLLSLKEFDEITAYQSIKKDVFVDF, encoded by the coding sequence TTGAACTACGCCCAAATCGTTTTACCGTTAAATTTAAAAGGATCTTTTACGTACAAAGTTCCCCAGGAATTACTATCCGAAATTCAGGTAGGAATGCGGGTTTTGGTTCCTTTTGGTGGTAAGAAGATTTATACAGGGATTGTTTTCGAGCTTCACGACAATGCTCCGGAAAGTTTTGTAGCCAAAGAAGTTATCAGTCTTTTGGATGATAAACCTATTGTTCCGCAAGAGCAGATACAATTCTGGAACTGGCTTTCAGACTATTATTTATCAGGGTTAGGAGAAATTTACCGTTTTGCTTTTCCTTCATCTCTGAAACTGGAAAGTGAAACGTATTTAAAGCTAAAGCCCAATACTACAATAGATTTTGAAAATCTGGATGTCAATGAAATGTATCTTATCCAGGCATTGGAGGTCCGACAACTTATTAATCTGACGGATATTGAAGCTTTCATTCCGAAAAAAGATATTATTAAAACCATCAATTCTTTGATTGATCTTCAATACATCGAGATTGATGAAAAAATTGCGGAAAAATACAAAGCTAAGGAAGTTGCTTATGTTAAAATTAATGATGAGGTTCTAAAAAATCAGAATCTTACGGAAATTATTTTAAGCTTAAAAAGGGCTCAGAAACAGAAAGATCTTTTCCTCCATATTTTAGAAAAACAGACAGAACATCTGGATGTACCGATTAAAAAATCTGATCTGTTTGAAGACGGCTATTTTGGAAGCTCCCATTTCAAAGCTTTGGCAGATAAAAACCTGGTGGAGGAATATTATATGCAGAAAGACAGGATTGAAAGCTATGAAGGGGAAATTGAAGAAATCGAAGAGCTTTCAGAAGCTCAAAAATTAGCTAAGATCACGATTGATGAAGCTTTTGAGGAAGGAAAAAATGTTTTACTTCATGGAGTAACTTCCTCAGGAAAAACACATATTTATTTAGAAAAAATCGAAGAATGCATCAGTGAAGGAAAAAATGTTCTGTTTTTGCTTCCTGAAATTTCTTTAACGAAACAAATTACCCAAAGGCTAGAAAAAAAATACGGACGACAGCTCGGTTTTTACCATCAGAAACTTACGGATTTTGAACGGGTGGAAGTCTGGAGAAGAATCAGGCAGAATGATATTAAAATCCTTATTGGAACAAGAAATGCTCTGTTTTTGCCTTTTCAGAATTTGGGATTAATCGTTGTGGATGAAGAGCATGATTCTGCTTACAGACCCCGTGAGGTATCACCTTATTTCAATGCAAAAGATTCCGCATTGGTTCTGGGAAATTTTTACGGCGCCCATGTGATTTTAGGTTCTGCAACACCCTCCGTTGAAAGTTATTATAACGCAAGAAAAGACAGGATAAAATATGTTTTCCTTGAAGAGCGTTTTGGTAAGGTAACCCTTCCTGAATTTGAATTGATCAATTTTAAAGAAGCCCAGGATTCCAAAAAAGTTTCCGGGAACTTTTCTTTGAGATTAATTGACGAATTAAAAAGGACTTTAGACGAAAAAAATCAGGCAATTGTGCTTCATAACCGTCGTGGCTATGCCAACGTAATAGAATGTGAAAGCTGCGGATATGTCAATTACTGCTCAAATTGTGACGTGGTGATGACCTATCACAAAGCGGCGAATGAAATGAAGTGCCATTATTGCGGTCAAAGAGCTTCCAAGCCTAGGACCTGTCCGAAATGTCATTCTGAAAATCTGAATGAAAGAGGAGTGGGAGTTGAGCAGATTCATGAAGAAGTCTCCAAATTATTCCCTGAATATGAAGTCGATCGTATGGATGTGGACTCGATGAGGAAAAAATTCGCCTACGAAAAATTATACGAAAAAATTGAACATGGCGAAACCGATATCATTGTCGGGACTCAAATGATTTCCAAAGGACTGGATTTTGATCATATTGAACTGGTTGCCATTCCTAAAGCGGATTCCTTATTGTACGTTCAGGATTTCAGAGCAGAGGAAAGGGCTTATCAACTTATTACACAGGTTTCCGGCAGAGCGGGAAGAGTGTCCGGGAAAGGAAGAATCTTAATTCAGACTTTTAATCCGGATCATTCTGTTTTTCAGTTGATTAAAATGAATAATCCGGCTAAGGTTTATAAATATATTCTTACAGAACGTCAAAAGTTTCATTATCCGCCTTTTACGAAGCTAATTATGATTGAGCTTAAGCACAGAAGAGAAGATAAAGTGAATCGTGCGTCTCAGTTTTTAGGTTCGGTTTTAAGAAAATACCTTCCTGAAGACTGTGTATTAGGACCGGAAAAATCTCAAATTGCAAGACTTAATAATTTATACCAGTTTCAGATTTTACTTAAACTCCCAAGAGGGAAGAACTACGAAAAATTCAAAAAAATGGTTTTATTAAGTTTAAAAGAATTTGATGAAATTACTGCTTACCAAAGCATCAAAAAAGACGTTTTTGTTGATTTTTAA
- the dacB gene encoding D-alanyl-D-alanine carboxypeptidase/D-alanyl-D-alanine endopeptidase — protein MVKFRKYISGITVLASGLFLAQSTVSTVLFSPTYDSQKSSLNLPSPAAAIEKTILSPKELIDVNLNTMVTDPVLKNANWGFVVYDPKTKKIISSYNENMPLVPASTTKLLTTETALNLLGENYRWMTQLEYSGQVDENGVLNGNLYIVGSGDPSLGTNKAGALSYREIISDFVNGLSREGIKKVNGDIIIQTALFKGNISRLPENVVWLENNNYYLPVGTTREISPANEKLIVKKNNFSADKKFFYVSPYANQMVYAEKYEGDGVLTTKLPDAPAYLANSFRTTLVKSGITVTGKVTPKMTDAAPEARKLVSAYKSPTLADIVYYTNQHSDNSLAEALLRTVGFFKKGDQTSESGRVVVKDHLKDIAFDSEGLNYMDGSGLSRSNTVTPIAQAKYLTSLMNEKYYGTYLTSLPIGGQSGTLKRMFNITGNGQVFAKTGTLNKVKTLAGYIKTNSGRTLVFSLLVNNYAGSVDMVKKRMEKIIEPTLEL, from the coding sequence ATGGTAAAATTCAGAAAATATATTTCAGGTATTACGGTATTAGCTTCTGGTTTATTCCTCGCTCAGTCTACCGTTTCTACGGTTCTTTTTTCCCCCACATACGATAGTCAGAAATCCAGCTTGAATCTGCCTTCTCCTGCGGCGGCGATTGAAAAAACAATTTTATCGCCAAAAGAACTGATAGATGTAAATCTAAATACAATGGTAACGGATCCTGTGTTGAAAAACGCCAACTGGGGATTCGTGGTATATGATCCTAAAACCAAAAAGATCATTTCTTCTTATAATGAAAATATGCCTTTAGTTCCGGCTTCCACTACAAAATTGTTGACTACAGAGACTGCTCTGAATTTGTTGGGAGAAAACTATCGTTGGATGACACAGCTTGAATATTCAGGTCAGGTGGATGAAAACGGGGTTCTGAACGGAAATTTATACATTGTAGGAAGTGGAGATCCTTCTTTAGGAACCAATAAAGCAGGAGCATTATCTTACAGGGAAATCATTTCAGATTTTGTAAACGGGCTTTCACGTGAGGGGATAAAAAAAGTAAATGGTGATATCATCATTCAGACAGCGCTTTTCAAAGGTAATATTTCAAGACTTCCGGAAAATGTTGTATGGTTGGAAAATAACAATTACTATTTACCGGTAGGTACAACCCGCGAGATTAGTCCTGCAAATGAAAAGCTGATCGTAAAAAAGAATAATTTCTCAGCAGATAAAAAATTCTTCTATGTTTCTCCTTATGCCAATCAGATGGTATATGCAGAAAAATATGAAGGAGATGGGGTTCTAACCACAAAATTACCGGATGCACCGGCTTATCTTGCCAATTCATTTAGAACAACTTTGGTGAAAAGCGGAATTACTGTAACAGGAAAAGTGACGCCAAAAATGACCGATGCTGCTCCGGAAGCCAGAAAATTGGTTTCAGCTTATAAATCTCCTACATTGGCAGATATTGTTTACTATACCAATCAGCACAGTGATAATTCGCTTGCAGAAGCATTGCTGAGAACGGTGGGCTTTTTTAAGAAAGGAGATCAGACGAGTGAAAGTGGAAGAGTTGTGGTAAAAGATCATCTTAAAGATATTGCGTTTGATTCAGAAGGATTAAATTATATGGACGGAAGCGGATTGTCAAGAAGCAATACGGTAACTCCAATTGCTCAGGCAAAATATCTTACCTCTTTAATGAACGAAAAGTATTATGGCACTTATCTGACTTCATTACCAATTGGCGGACAGTCCGGAACATTAAAAAGAATGTTTAATATAACCGGAAACGGGCAGGTTTTTGCCAAAACAGGAACACTGAACAAGGTAAAAACACTGGCAGGTTATATAAAAACCAATTCGGGAAGAACCTTGGTATTCTCACTTTTGGTAAATAACTATGCAGGGTCTGTAGATATGGTGAAAAAAAGAATGGAGAAAATTATAGAACCGACTTTGGAACTTTAA
- a CDS encoding M1 family metallopeptidase, with amino-acid sequence MKHFYLLILSIVTFQQISAQHENIEMKSFRAKEMKSFTNKMIAYNTNPNTLNYDLQYQRMDVSLDPSVYMISGSVTSHFKPNQSMSNIYFDLSNALTVSQVTYHNQSLPFQQLTTKEVKIDFPNALPANVLDSLTIQYSGTPPTANNAFSTGSQGGSPILSTLSEPYGAQDWFPTKQSMNDKIEQFDFKITTPSQYNVAANGLLMSETILPPGQKLTFWRTMYPTAAYLIALSITNYVKITDTMGTPPFPFINYVYPSTANNTMSMANINWTKQIMNTFETYFGPYPFRNEKYGHMEFGYGGGMEHQTMSSMGGWDKGLIAHELAHQWFGDKVTCGAWNDIWLNEGFATFGAHLANEKLLMNNTEFMNFLLSEKNYITSLPDGNVYVADANLNNINAIFNGRLSYSKGGYVVRMMKWILGETAFYQALKDYHARPALAYNYVRTTDLKNSVLQSTGKDLTEFFNDWIYGQGYPTYDIRWKQTGNQIIFKASQTQSHTSVSFYEMPLPIKVTGTGGQIAYFALDNTVNNQYFTQTVTFPVSSVEFNYEYQIIEKNSTVAQDNTLSTSDINKDEFALYPNPAKNEINIKGIDRATDFAIYFIDGKLVRKEVYQPGKVINISELIPGTYIFKVKDKNIKFLKK; translated from the coding sequence ATGAAACACTTTTATCTTCTGATATTAAGTATTGTTACTTTTCAGCAGATCTCTGCACAGCATGAAAACATTGAAATGAAATCTTTCCGGGCAAAGGAAATGAAATCATTTACCAATAAAATGATCGCTTACAATACCAATCCTAATACCCTTAACTACGATCTTCAGTATCAGAGAATGGATGTGAGTCTGGATCCTTCGGTGTATATGATCTCCGGATCGGTAACTTCTCATTTTAAGCCGAATCAGAGTATGAGCAATATCTACTTTGATCTTTCCAACGCCTTGACGGTTTCTCAGGTAACATACCATAATCAGAGTCTTCCCTTTCAGCAGCTAACAACAAAAGAAGTGAAAATTGATTTTCCAAACGCACTTCCAGCGAATGTATTAGACTCTCTTACGATTCAGTATTCCGGAACGCCACCAACAGCAAACAATGCTTTTTCAACAGGGTCTCAGGGTGGATCACCGATTCTTTCCACTTTAAGCGAACCATACGGCGCTCAGGACTGGTTTCCGACCAAGCAGAGTATGAATGATAAAATCGAACAATTTGATTTTAAAATAACAACACCCTCTCAGTACAATGTAGCTGCAAACGGGCTGTTGATGTCTGAAACGATACTTCCTCCCGGACAGAAATTAACGTTCTGGAGAACAATGTACCCTACTGCCGCATACCTTATTGCGCTTTCGATTACCAATTACGTGAAGATTACCGATACGATGGGAACTCCGCCATTTCCATTTATTAATTATGTATATCCATCTACAGCAAATAATACAATGAGTATGGCCAATATCAACTGGACCAAGCAGATCATGAATACTTTTGAAACCTATTTCGGGCCTTATCCTTTCAGAAATGAAAAGTACGGACATATGGAGTTTGGATACGGAGGTGGAATGGAGCATCAGACCATGTCATCAATGGGAGGTTGGGATAAAGGACTTATTGCCCACGAACTTGCCCATCAATGGTTTGGAGATAAGGTAACCTGTGGCGCCTGGAACGATATATGGCTTAACGAAGGTTTTGCAACATTTGGGGCACATTTGGCCAATGAAAAACTGCTGATGAACAATACTGAGTTTATGAATTTCTTGTTATCGGAAAAAAACTATATCACAAGTCTTCCTGATGGAAATGTATACGTTGCCGATGCTAATTTGAATAATATCAATGCTATTTTTAACGGGAGGCTGTCTTATTCCAAAGGTGGATATGTGGTGAGAATGATGAAATGGATTCTGGGCGAAACCGCTTTTTATCAGGCTTTAAAGGATTATCATGCAAGACCGGCTTTAGCTTATAATTATGTAAGAACCACGGATCTTAAAAACTCTGTTTTACAGTCCACAGGAAAAGATCTTACAGAATTTTTCAATGACTGGATTTATGGCCAAGGTTACCCGACTTATGATATCCGATGGAAACAAACAGGCAATCAGATTATTTTTAAAGCTTCTCAAACTCAAAGTCACACTTCTGTAAGTTTTTATGAAATGCCTTTACCGATTAAGGTAACAGGAACCGGGGGACAGATTGCTTATTTTGCTCTAGATAATACCGTAAATAATCAATATTTTACACAAACAGTAACATTTCCAGTGAGTAGTGTAGAGTTTAATTATGAATATCAGATCATCGAAAAAAATTCGACGGTAGCCCAGGACAATACTTTGAGTACTTCGGATATTAACAAGGATGAATTTGCATTGTATCCAAATCCTGCAAAAAATGAAATCAATATAAAAGGCATTGACAGGGCTACAGATTTCGCCATCTATTTTATTGATGGAAAGTTAGTAAGAAAAGAGGTGTATCAACCAGGAAAAGTCATTAATATTTCGGAATTGATTCCCGGAACTTATATTTTTAAAGTTAAAGATAAGAACATAAAATTCTTAAAAAAATAA